Proteins from a genomic interval of Lolium perenne isolate Kyuss_39 chromosome 1, Kyuss_2.0, whole genome shotgun sequence:
- the LOC127295282 gene encoding auxin-responsive protein IAA16 isoform X2 has protein sequence MAWNGSGDDESGLELSLGLPGYFSGSQGQTGSKEERNRGATGAKGRTNGSKTRTLAAAAPVVGWPPVRSFRRNLASSSASKRPPADPRNGADDKAGYKGLFVKVNMDGVPIGRKVDLKAQGDYGNLSVAVDRLFRDLLAAQRDQRSCAEGNQPSITGLLDGSGEYTLVYEDDEGDQMLVGDVPWDMFIATAKRLRVLRSSDLNAPSLRAALSRKRGAADQC, from the exons atggCTTGGAATGGTTCCGGCGACGACGAGAGTGGGCTCGAGCTGAGCCTCGGCTTGCCTGGGTACTTCTCCGGATCACAAGGCCAAACAG GTTCCAAGGAGGAGAGGAACCGTGGTGCTACTGGGGCAAAGGGTAGAACCAACGGCTCAAAGACAAG AACGCTAGCGGCCGCTGCTCCGGTGGTGGGGTGGCCTCCGGTGCGCTCGTTCCGGCGGAAcctggcctcctcctcggcgtcCAAGCGGCCGCCCGCCGACCCACGCAACGGCGCCGACGACAAGGCCGGCTACAAGGGCCTGTTCGTGAAGGTGAACATGGACGGCGTCCCCATCGGCCGCAAGGTGGACCTGAAGGCGCAGGGCGACTACGGCAACCTCTCCGTCGCCGTCGACCGCCTCTTCCGGGACCTCCTCGCCG CTCAACGGGATCAGAGGTCCTGCGCGGAGGGGAACCAGCCGTCGATCACCGGACTGCTGGACGGCAGCGGTGAGTACACACTGGTGTACGAGGACGACGAGGGCGACCAGATGCTGGTCGGCGATGTCCCATGGGA CATGTTCATCGCCACGGCGAAGAGGCTGCGCGTGCTGCGGAGCTCGGATCTGAACGCTCCCTCG CTACGAGCGGCGCTGAGCCGGAAGAGGGGAGCAGCTGATCAGTGCTGA
- the LOC127295282 gene encoding auxin-responsive protein IAA16 isoform X1, producing MAWNGSGDDESGLELSLGLPGYFSGSQGQTGSKEERNRGATGAKGRTNGSKTSRTLAAAAPVVGWPPVRSFRRNLASSSASKRPPADPRNGADDKAGYKGLFVKVNMDGVPIGRKVDLKAQGDYGNLSVAVDRLFRDLLAAQRDQRSCAEGNQPSITGLLDGSGEYTLVYEDDEGDQMLVGDVPWDMFIATAKRLRVLRSSDLNAPSLRAALSRKRGAADQC from the exons atggCTTGGAATGGTTCCGGCGACGACGAGAGTGGGCTCGAGCTGAGCCTCGGCTTGCCTGGGTACTTCTCCGGATCACAAGGCCAAACAG GTTCCAAGGAGGAGAGGAACCGTGGTGCTACTGGGGCAAAGGGTAGAACCAACGGCTCAAAGACAAG CAGAACGCTAGCGGCCGCTGCTCCGGTGGTGGGGTGGCCTCCGGTGCGCTCGTTCCGGCGGAAcctggcctcctcctcggcgtcCAAGCGGCCGCCCGCCGACCCACGCAACGGCGCCGACGACAAGGCCGGCTACAAGGGCCTGTTCGTGAAGGTGAACATGGACGGCGTCCCCATCGGCCGCAAGGTGGACCTGAAGGCGCAGGGCGACTACGGCAACCTCTCCGTCGCCGTCGACCGCCTCTTCCGGGACCTCCTCGCCG CTCAACGGGATCAGAGGTCCTGCGCGGAGGGGAACCAGCCGTCGATCACCGGACTGCTGGACGGCAGCGGTGAGTACACACTGGTGTACGAGGACGACGAGGGCGACCAGATGCTGGTCGGCGATGTCCCATGGGA CATGTTCATCGCCACGGCGAAGAGGCTGCGCGTGCTGCGGAGCTCGGATCTGAACGCTCCCTCG CTACGAGCGGCGCTGAGCCGGAAGAGGGGAGCAGCTGATCAGTGCTGA